From the Corallococcus silvisoli genome, one window contains:
- a CDS encoding CARDB domain-containing protein, protein MRSTQLAGIVAALALGGMEAEAAAWDTCNGLPVKWYAGPAVYRNRCSIPDSGNVNTAYWNGLRQWDDLSRIVSAFNVNPVTDCSLDHSDGQNEIGLCDRAAIDGNNGVTYSTVGLCFIGSNGIDEADVCIASDLDFTPRTGNAFGTSGRSTFVHEAGHFFGFKHEGGHSILRTSPPHLVTGGYESSTLWPTNAQGMNTLYGYAQSKPNLLPSSMGVVGDVAQTLDPAGTRAVCRGSAQSVKFYVGNMGNAAVSSYTLRVRLSPTAPPTGYYESSTTVATYNHSLGAFAEGTYSLGFTVPAGLPFNTYYIYLDMDPEGAVDELRENDNSTVSAMLLRVGC, encoded by the coding sequence ATGAGGTCAACGCAACTCGCGGGCATCGTCGCGGCGCTGGCGCTGGGCGGCATGGAGGCGGAAGCCGCCGCCTGGGACACGTGCAACGGGCTGCCGGTGAAGTGGTACGCCGGGCCGGCCGTGTATCGCAACCGGTGCAGCATCCCGGACTCCGGCAACGTCAACACGGCGTACTGGAACGGCCTGCGGCAGTGGGATGACCTGTCGCGCATCGTCAGCGCCTTCAACGTGAACCCGGTGACGGACTGCTCGCTGGACCACAGCGACGGGCAGAACGAGATCGGCCTGTGCGACCGGGCGGCGATCGACGGGAACAACGGCGTGACGTACTCCACGGTGGGGCTGTGCTTCATCGGGAGCAACGGCATCGACGAAGCGGACGTCTGCATCGCCAGCGACCTGGACTTCACGCCGCGCACCGGGAATGCGTTCGGCACGTCGGGGCGAAGCACGTTCGTGCATGAGGCGGGACACTTCTTCGGCTTCAAGCACGAGGGCGGGCACAGCATCCTGCGCACGTCCCCGCCGCACCTGGTGACGGGAGGCTATGAGTCCTCCACGCTGTGGCCCACGAACGCACAGGGCATGAACACGCTGTATGGCTATGCGCAGTCGAAGCCGAACCTGCTGCCCTCCTCGATGGGCGTGGTGGGGGATGTGGCGCAGACGCTGGATCCCGCGGGCACCCGGGCCGTGTGCCGGGGCTCGGCGCAGAGCGTGAAGTTCTACGTGGGCAACATGGGCAACGCGGCGGTGTCTTCGTACACGCTGCGCGTGCGCCTGAGCCCGACGGCCCCTCCGACTGGCTACTACGAGTCCAGCACCACCGTGGCCACGTACAACCACTCGCTGGGCGCGTTCGCGGAGGGCACCTATTCGCTGGGGTTCACGGTGCCCGCCGGGCTGCCCTTCAACACGTATTACATCTACCTGGACATGGATCCGGAGGGGGCGGTGGACGAGCTGCGTGAGAACGACAACTCCACCGTCAGCGCGATGCTCCTGCGGGTGGGGTGCTGA
- a CDS encoding M24 family metallopeptidase, whose amino-acid sequence MMRWPAAVLSALSLGCLVACATAPVRDTPVAASTRVPPPSQALALRESWLAGRHALLLDMMRRHGVGMWVVINEEFHDDPLTAWVAPPLPYAGNRDVFVFVDAGDAGLKRIALTGYATEAVTRFFEMPAVERKQEEALAELDARYRPRTIALGMDGRRGVTRSLTHGSYRWLVEALGASAEARFVSAAPLIEEYLDTRLPGEFEPYRDLVALTESLVKRALSNEVVVPGKTTVGDVRRWLYDALWEARVGTWFEPDLRVQRQGMKDGFSRGFLAVADEAVVIQRGDLVHVDFGITALGLSTDWQKMAYVLKEGEQDAPEGLKRALTNTQALQDALMLRASRPGRSSADVYDDTLAEMKAKGIEAKVYSHPLGAQGHALGASIDFRAASRQEAPRLLRKGSYLAVELNTVTAVPEWGGQQVAVMQEDPAYLTDEGWRFFVPRQDAFYLIH is encoded by the coding sequence ATGATGCGTTGGCCCGCGGCAGTCCTGTCCGCCTTGAGCCTGGGGTGTCTGGTGGCCTGTGCCACCGCGCCCGTGCGTGACACCCCCGTTGCTGCCTCCACCCGTGTGCCTCCTCCGTCCCAGGCGCTGGCGCTTCGCGAGTCCTGGCTGGCGGGGCGGCACGCGCTGCTGCTCGACATGATGCGGCGGCACGGCGTGGGCATGTGGGTGGTCATCAACGAGGAGTTCCACGATGACCCGCTGACGGCCTGGGTCGCGCCGCCGCTGCCCTACGCGGGCAACCGCGACGTGTTCGTCTTCGTGGACGCGGGCGACGCGGGGCTCAAGAGAATCGCGCTGACGGGCTACGCCACGGAGGCCGTGACGCGGTTCTTCGAGATGCCCGCCGTGGAGCGCAAGCAGGAGGAGGCGCTCGCGGAGCTGGACGCGCGCTACCGCCCGCGCACCATCGCGCTGGGCATGGATGGCCGGCGCGGGGTGACGCGCAGCCTGACGCATGGCAGCTACCGGTGGCTGGTGGAGGCGCTGGGCGCCTCCGCGGAGGCCCGCTTCGTGAGCGCGGCGCCGCTCATCGAGGAGTACCTGGACACGCGGCTGCCCGGCGAGTTCGAGCCGTACCGCGACCTGGTGGCGCTGACGGAGTCGCTGGTGAAGCGCGCGCTCTCCAACGAAGTGGTGGTGCCTGGGAAGACGACGGTGGGGGACGTGCGCCGCTGGCTGTACGACGCGCTGTGGGAGGCGCGTGTGGGCACGTGGTTCGAGCCGGACCTGCGCGTGCAGCGCCAGGGCATGAAGGACGGCTTCTCGCGTGGGTTCCTGGCCGTCGCGGACGAGGCGGTGGTCATCCAGCGCGGGGACCTGGTGCACGTGGACTTCGGCATCACGGCGTTGGGCTTGAGCACGGACTGGCAGAAGATGGCCTACGTGCTCAAGGAGGGGGAACAGGACGCGCCGGAGGGGCTGAAGCGCGCGCTGACCAACACCCAGGCGCTCCAGGACGCGCTGATGCTGCGGGCGTCGCGGCCGGGGCGCTCGTCGGCGGATGTCTACGACGACACCCTGGCGGAGATGAAGGCGAAGGGCATCGAGGCGAAGGTGTACAGCCACCCGCTGGGCGCGCAGGGCCATGCGCTGGGGGCCTCCATCGACTTCCGCGCGGCCTCGCGTCAGGAAGCGCCCCGGTTGCTGCGCAAGGGCTCCTATCTCGCGGTCGAGCTCAACACCGTCACCGCCGTGCCAGAGTGGGGCGGCCAGCAGGTGGCGGTGATGCAGGAAGATCCGGCGTACCTGACGGACGAGGGCTGGAGGTTCTTCGTGCCGCGGCAGGACGCCTTCTATCTCATCCACTGA
- a CDS encoding zf-HC2 domain-containing protein: MDLWCKKLYRFLDGELESGDEEHFRLHLALCRACASGLHDAMQLEMLSVQALCGAVAHNDAPPPPAPARQRVALRLGLLRGWRGRTLGALLAMGLGAAAALFTGFPSRMADAWRADASGRELEARIAYPAADRYLPYVPVRTGAVGDRTGLPAEPPVPLRTLAALEEQGDLHGIAAAYLVRGELRQAADFLARSAPSVDRDSDRAVVAMAAGDLRGALELLEGVLRQAPDHPQALWNRALVLRAMGLPLQAAEAFESVARRGEPGWSEEAGIRARALRQAGHFLN; encoded by the coding sequence ATGGATCTCTGGTGCAAGAAGCTCTACCGGTTCCTGGATGGCGAGCTGGAGTCAGGCGACGAGGAGCACTTCCGGCTCCACCTGGCCCTCTGCCGCGCGTGCGCCAGCGGGCTGCATGACGCCATGCAGCTGGAGATGCTCAGCGTCCAGGCCCTCTGCGGCGCCGTGGCCCACAACGACGCGCCCCCGCCTCCGGCCCCCGCCCGCCAACGGGTCGCGCTCCGCCTCGGCCTGCTGCGCGGTTGGCGGGGGCGGACGCTGGGGGCGCTGCTGGCGATGGGGTTGGGGGCGGCCGCCGCGCTGTTCACGGGCTTCCCCTCCCGGATGGCGGATGCGTGGCGGGCGGATGCGTCGGGCCGGGAGCTGGAGGCGCGCATCGCCTACCCGGCCGCGGACCGGTACCTGCCCTACGTCCCCGTCCGGACGGGGGCGGTGGGGGACCGGACCGGGCTGCCCGCCGAACCTCCCGTGCCCCTGCGCACCCTGGCCGCGCTGGAGGAGCAGGGGGACCTGCACGGCATCGCGGCGGCATACCTGGTGCGCGGCGAGCTGCGTCAGGCCGCGGACTTCCTGGCGCGCAGCGCGCCCTCGGTGGACCGGGACAGCGACCGCGCCGTGGTGGCGATGGCGGCCGGCGACCTGCGGGGGGCGCTGGAGCTGCTGGAGGGCGTGTTGCGTCAGGCACCCGACCATCCCCAGGCCCTGTGGAACCGGGCGCTGGTGCTCCGGGCGATGGGCCTGCCCCTCCAGGCGGCGGAGGCCTTCGAATCCGTGGCCCGCCGGGGGGAGCCCGGGTGGAGCGAGGAAGCCGGAATCCGGGCCCGCGCCCTGCGGCAGGCGGGCCACTTCCTGAATTGA
- a CDS encoding anti-sigma factor family protein — protein MSTACEDLRPFLDGELSAEDQRRVRGHLARCDVCAGRFHDLLQLEMLARLALEDAAESERWVSARQARDTVPGSWDDEVPAHWPGGVLPEHAPPPPDREGRAWHQGARRFRRRCPGCASCCPWFAREEDVEAVSAPRWPCPRASRSGGTLLRPRSRR, from the coding sequence ATGAGCACCGCGTGTGAGGACCTGCGGCCCTTCCTGGACGGCGAGCTGTCCGCGGAGGACCAGCGCCGCGTCCGGGGCCACCTGGCCCGCTGCGACGTCTGCGCCGGGCGCTTCCATGACCTGTTGCAACTGGAGATGCTCGCGCGGCTGGCGCTGGAGGACGCCGCGGAGAGCGAGCGCTGGGTGTCCGCCCGGCAGGCCCGTGACACGGTGCCGGGCTCCTGGGACGACGAGGTCCCGGCGCACTGGCCCGGGGGCGTCCTCCCGGAGCACGCCCCGCCGCCTCCGGACCGCGAGGGCCGGGCCTGGCACCAGGGCGCGCGCCGCTTCCGCCGCCGGTGTCCGGGGTGCGCCTCCTGCTGCCCCTGGTTCGCGCGGGAGGAGGACGTGGAGGCGGTCAGCGCCCCGCGTTGGCCCTGTCCTCGCGCGAGCCGGTCCGGGGGGACGCTCCTGCGGCCCCGCTCGCGCCGCTGA
- a CDS encoding RNA polymerase sigma factor yields the protein MVPGREEPPVREGSGGEFAAFAIRHQPVLVAIARNVCGKSASDCDDLVQDVLLRALLQWERLKRWPEPARRAWLVRVLHNRFLDQCRRQGAETDRRVDLHNVHMLFEDPEDAPEPEQWECVTEDELRQAVARLNEKLRQAFELHARGLRHAEIARRMNTPSAGTVGTWLFHARRRLKVMLHDTAERRRQERER from the coding sequence ATGGTGCCAGGGAGGGAGGAGCCGCCGGTCAGGGAGGGCTCTGGAGGGGAATTCGCCGCTTTCGCGATCCGCCATCAGCCGGTGCTGGTCGCCATCGCGCGCAACGTCTGTGGCAAGAGTGCCAGCGATTGCGACGACCTGGTGCAGGACGTGCTGCTGCGGGCGTTGTTGCAATGGGAGCGGCTCAAGCGCTGGCCGGAGCCCGCGCGTCGCGCGTGGCTGGTGCGCGTGCTGCACAACCGGTTCCTGGATCAGTGCCGGCGCCAGGGCGCGGAGACGGACCGGCGGGTGGACCTGCACAACGTGCACATGCTCTTCGAGGATCCGGAGGACGCGCCGGAGCCCGAGCAGTGGGAGTGCGTCACGGAGGACGAATTGCGCCAGGCGGTGGCCCGGCTCAACGAGAAGCTTCGCCAGGCGTTCGAACTGCACGCGCGCGGCCTGCGCCACGCGGAGATCGCCCGGCGGATGAACACCCCCAGCGCGGGAACGGTGGGCACGTGGCTCTTCCACGCCCGCCGCCGCCTCAAGGTCATGCTCCACGACACCGCGGAACGCCGCCGGCAGGAGAGGGAACGATGA
- a CDS encoding tRNA-uridine aminocarboxypropyltransferase — MRSRTPEDLAGRCERCYLPTAWCLCADVPVVPTRTELLVIRHHKESQKSTNTARIAALALPRCGIVSYGAPGSPFDAAVLDTPDTWLLFPDAPEAEGPPPKRLIVIDGSWAQARRMMQRVPALRRLPGLRLPPPGPDTRRLRRPPHPDGMSTLEAMAGALARLEGADVAKPLLTLHELMIERVLASRGRLGWENYR; from the coding sequence ATGAGGTCGCGCACCCCGGAGGACCTCGCCGGCCGCTGTGAGCGGTGCTACCTGCCCACGGCGTGGTGCCTGTGCGCGGACGTGCCCGTGGTCCCCACGCGCACGGAGCTGCTCGTCATCCGGCACCACAAGGAGTCGCAGAAGAGCACCAACACCGCGCGCATCGCGGCGCTGGCCCTGCCCCGCTGCGGCATCGTCTCCTATGGCGCGCCCGGGTCGCCGTTCGACGCGGCGGTGCTGGACACCCCGGACACCTGGCTGCTGTTCCCCGACGCGCCGGAGGCGGAGGGCCCTCCGCCCAAGCGGCTCATCGTCATCGACGGGAGCTGGGCCCAGGCGCGGCGAATGATGCAGCGGGTGCCCGCCCTGCGCCGGCTGCCGGGCCTGAGGCTGCCGCCCCCGGGGCCGGACACGCGCCGCCTGCGACGGCCGCCGCACCCCGACGGGATGTCCACGCTGGAGGCCATGGCCGGCGCGCTCGCGCGGCTGGAGGGCGCGGACGTGGCGAAGCCGCTCCTCACGCTGCACGAGCTGATGATCGAGCGCGTGCTGGCGAGCCGGGGGCGGCTGGGCTGGGAGAACTACCGCTGA
- a CDS encoding protein-disulfide reductase DsbD family protein — protein MDMKKLTVAAVLAGVVVAVVPWFLPTGPSAGLDAARFLESGSLAWGALVVFAGGLLTAMTPCVYPLIPITVSVFGARKAEGRGRSLALTSAYIVGMGVVFSALGILAAKTGQAFGSMLGSPAVVMGLALFLLLLASSMFGAFELALPSAMQTKLSNVGGTGLAGAFIMGSVSGFLAAPCTGPVLTGLLAFVAKSANTTLGAALLFIYALGIGVPFFLIGVFTVRLPRGGVWMEWVKSVLGIMLVALAFSYVKDAFPWARDTVKALGAEVGQVPGAVVAALLVTVGVLLGAVHRSFKEGARDFGFKALGVALVVGALVVRGGALDARPTGELWVRMGLVAPPAAPAWQWHHVMPPKSATFDAGQFERVLAAAKKEGRPVLIDFFADWCAACKELDRHTYPSSEVISQAEDGHFLTIKIDATNSEDRLDALMEQLGVEGLPTVAFVNPDGTVLKNPRVTGFLEPVPFAAEMQKAVQ, from the coding sequence ATGGACATGAAGAAGCTGACGGTGGCGGCGGTGCTGGCGGGCGTGGTGGTGGCCGTGGTGCCGTGGTTCCTGCCCACCGGCCCGAGCGCCGGCCTGGACGCGGCCCGGTTCCTGGAGTCGGGCAGCCTGGCCTGGGGCGCGCTGGTGGTGTTCGCCGGCGGCCTGCTCACCGCGATGACGCCGTGCGTGTACCCGCTCATCCCCATCACCGTGTCGGTGTTCGGCGCGCGCAAGGCGGAAGGGCGGGGCCGCTCGCTGGCGCTGACCTCCGCGTACATCGTGGGCATGGGCGTCGTGTTCAGCGCGCTGGGCATCCTGGCGGCGAAGACGGGCCAGGCCTTCGGCTCCATGTTGGGCAGCCCCGCGGTGGTGATGGGGCTGGCGCTGTTCCTCCTGCTGCTGGCCTCGTCCATGTTCGGCGCGTTCGAGCTGGCGCTGCCGTCGGCGATGCAGACGAAGCTGAGCAACGTGGGCGGCACCGGCCTCGCGGGCGCGTTCATCATGGGCAGCGTGTCCGGGTTCCTCGCGGCGCCTTGCACGGGCCCCGTGCTCACGGGCCTGCTGGCCTTCGTGGCGAAGTCCGCCAACACGACGCTGGGCGCGGCGCTGCTGTTCATCTACGCGCTGGGCATCGGCGTGCCGTTCTTCCTCATCGGCGTGTTCACGGTGCGGCTGCCGCGCGGTGGCGTGTGGATGGAGTGGGTGAAGAGCGTGCTGGGCATCATGCTGGTGGCGCTCGCGTTCTCGTACGTGAAGGATGCCTTCCCCTGGGCGCGCGACACGGTGAAGGCGCTGGGGGCGGAGGTGGGGCAGGTGCCCGGCGCGGTCGTCGCCGCGCTGCTGGTGACGGTGGGCGTCCTCCTGGGCGCGGTGCACCGCTCGTTCAAGGAGGGCGCGCGCGACTTCGGCTTCAAGGCGCTGGGCGTGGCGCTGGTGGTGGGCGCGCTGGTGGTGCGCGGCGGCGCGCTGGACGCGCGGCCCACGGGGGAGCTCTGGGTGCGCATGGGGCTCGTGGCGCCTCCGGCCGCGCCGGCCTGGCAGTGGCACCACGTGATGCCGCCGAAGTCGGCCACGTTCGACGCGGGCCAGTTCGAACGGGTGCTCGCGGCCGCGAAGAAGGAAGGCCGTCCGGTGCTCATCGACTTCTTCGCGGACTGGTGCGCGGCCTGCAAGGAGCTGGACCGGCACACCTACCCGTCGAGCGAGGTCATCTCCCAGGCGGAGGACGGGCACTTCCTCACCATCAAGATCGACGCGACGAACAGCGAGGACCGCCTGGACGCGCTGATGGAGCAGCTGGGCGTGGAGGGCCTGCCCACGGTGGCGTTCGTGAACCCGGATGGCACGGTGCTGAAGAACCCGCGCGTGACGGGGTTCCTGGAGCCCGTGCCCTTCGCGGCGGAGATGCAGAAGGCGGTGCAGTAG
- a CDS encoding SPFH domain-containing protein encodes MSANAKSHARGNGQDPQLEGTGRPSLIRLEGGLERSRYADGWRAGKPAEDPEKVKRWGLITARPSEFLIHMRRGRVREVSGQGASCFKLPGDSVAIVPTSIQRLQFTAEQVTSEKVGVAVTGLAVYRIADPLVAFRMLNFSYPERAQEKLAELLREMFVGAARRLVANLAVEECLSRRKEGIAEELMREIAPVLSGRGRLEDRTDSGWGVLLDTIEIQDVRVLSAAVFEHMQARFRREQERQAREAELAKERFVRREETEAERVLNLQKLAAREEVRQRTQATDEQARLEQLAVEARLAQAKMEQVRQQQQERTAVEREMALAKLGADEEVRQRTQSLAEQARLEALATDARLEEARLTSERQLTYNRAQGALEQLRWEQEAEAAKAQVELERMRRQQEAEATLHALRVEEARQEAEQLSARLQVLLAKQSIAEAEAGIAELELRRTRAQQGLEMERAKALREIENTVSPEVIQLTVARQLPQVAAAFQQRMGEVHVTAVDGANPFGYIAAAVEGVMGLARSAGLNVPASPPRVPVG; translated from the coding sequence ATGAGCGCCAACGCGAAGTCACACGCCCGGGGCAACGGTCAGGATCCGCAGCTGGAGGGGACGGGGCGGCCGTCGTTGATCCGCCTGGAGGGGGGCCTGGAGCGCTCCCGCTACGCGGACGGGTGGCGGGCGGGCAAGCCGGCGGAGGACCCGGAGAAGGTGAAGCGCTGGGGGCTCATCACCGCGCGGCCCAGCGAGTTCCTCATCCACATGCGCCGGGGCCGGGTGCGCGAGGTGAGCGGGCAGGGCGCCAGCTGCTTCAAGCTGCCGGGGGACTCGGTGGCCATCGTGCCCACCAGCATCCAGCGGCTCCAGTTCACCGCGGAGCAGGTGACGAGCGAGAAGGTGGGCGTGGCGGTGACGGGGCTCGCGGTGTACCGCATCGCGGATCCGCTGGTGGCCTTCCGGATGCTCAACTTCAGCTACCCGGAGCGGGCGCAGGAGAAGCTGGCGGAGCTGCTCCGGGAGATGTTCGTGGGCGCGGCGCGCAGGCTGGTGGCCAACCTCGCCGTGGAGGAGTGCCTGTCTCGGCGCAAGGAGGGCATCGCGGAGGAGCTGATGCGGGAGATCGCCCCCGTGCTCTCCGGCCGGGGCCGGCTGGAGGACCGCACCGACTCCGGCTGGGGCGTGCTGCTGGACACGATTGAGATCCAGGACGTGCGCGTGCTGTCCGCCGCCGTCTTCGAACACATGCAGGCGCGCTTCCGCCGCGAACAGGAGCGGCAGGCGCGCGAGGCGGAGCTCGCCAAGGAGCGCTTCGTCCGGCGCGAGGAGACGGAGGCCGAGCGCGTGCTCAACCTCCAGAAGCTCGCCGCGCGCGAGGAGGTGCGCCAGCGCACGCAGGCCACCGACGAACAGGCGCGGCTGGAGCAGTTGGCGGTGGAGGCGCGCCTCGCGCAGGCGAAGATGGAGCAGGTGCGCCAACAGCAGCAGGAGCGCACGGCGGTGGAGCGCGAGATGGCGCTCGCGAAGCTGGGCGCCGACGAGGAGGTGCGCCAGCGGACCCAGTCCCTGGCGGAGCAGGCCCGCCTGGAGGCGCTGGCCACCGACGCGCGGCTGGAGGAGGCGCGGCTCACCAGCGAACGTCAGCTCACGTACAACCGCGCGCAGGGCGCGCTGGAGCAGCTTCGCTGGGAGCAGGAGGCGGAGGCCGCCAAGGCCCAGGTGGAACTGGAGCGCATGCGCCGCCAGCAGGAGGCCGAGGCCACCCTGCACGCGCTGCGGGTCGAGGAGGCCCGGCAGGAAGCCGAGCAGCTGTCCGCCCGGCTCCAGGTGCTCCTGGCGAAGCAGTCCATCGCGGAGGCGGAGGCCGGCATCGCGGAGCTGGAGCTGCGGCGCACGCGGGCGCAGCAGGGCCTGGAGATGGAGCGCGCGAAGGCGCTGCGTGAGATTGAGAACACGGTGAGTCCGGAGGTCATCCAGCTGACCGTGGCCCGGCAGCTCCCACAGGTGGCGGCGGCCTTCCAGCAGCGGATGGGGGAGGTCCACGTGACGGCGGTGGATGGCGCGAACCCCTTTGGCTACATCGCCGCCGCCGTGGAGGGCGTGATGGGGCTGGCCCGCTCCGCGGGCTTGAACGTGCCTGCCTCCCCGCCGCGGGTGCCGGTGGGGTAG
- a CDS encoding IscS subfamily cysteine desulfurase → MNLPIYMDNHATTPLDPRVLEAMLPYLREDFGNAASRNHAFGWKAEAAVEKARRQVAELIGASEKEIVFTSGATESDNLAIKGVIEFYKSKGDHIITLKTEHKAVLDTCKRLERVRQERLDELKLLRLGQLAERDVSPEELAELSAKFNIEADDTYKKWAELPTGGARVTYLDVEADGRVSLEKLAAAMTPKTVLVSIMFANNEIGVLQPVAEIGRLCRQRGVLFHCDAVQGVGKVPFDVEAMQVDLASISAHKMYGPKGVGALYVRRKPRVRIAPMVDGGGHERGMRSGTLNVASIVGFGAAAEVARKDLPEEAARLLRLRERLRTGIMEQLDMVTVNGSLEHRMPGSLNLSFSYVEGEAMMMSIKDVAVSSGSACTSASLEPSYVLRALGVEEDMAHSSIRFGLGRFNTEEEVDFVIRLVVDKVRKLRDMSPLYEMAKEGIDLKSIEWTAH, encoded by the coding sequence CTGAACCTGCCCATCTACATGGACAACCACGCGACCACCCCGCTCGACCCGCGGGTGCTGGAAGCGATGTTGCCCTACCTCCGCGAGGACTTTGGCAACGCGGCCAGCCGCAACCACGCGTTCGGCTGGAAGGCCGAGGCCGCGGTGGAGAAGGCGCGCCGGCAGGTGGCGGAGCTGATCGGCGCGTCGGAGAAGGAGATCGTCTTCACCTCCGGCGCCACGGAGTCCGACAACCTGGCCATCAAGGGCGTCATCGAATTCTACAAGTCCAAGGGCGACCACATCATCACCCTGAAGACGGAGCACAAGGCGGTCCTGGACACCTGCAAGCGCCTGGAGCGCGTGCGCCAGGAGCGGCTGGATGAGCTCAAGCTGCTGCGGCTGGGCCAGCTGGCGGAGCGCGACGTGTCCCCCGAGGAGCTGGCGGAGCTGTCCGCGAAGTTCAACATCGAGGCGGACGACACGTACAAGAAGTGGGCGGAGCTGCCGACGGGCGGCGCGCGCGTCACCTACCTGGACGTGGAGGCGGATGGCCGCGTGAGCCTGGAGAAGCTGGCCGCCGCGATGACGCCGAAGACGGTGCTCGTCTCCATCATGTTCGCCAACAACGAGATCGGCGTGCTCCAGCCGGTGGCCGAGATTGGCAGGCTGTGCCGGCAGCGGGGCGTGCTCTTCCACTGCGACGCGGTGCAGGGCGTGGGCAAGGTGCCCTTCGACGTGGAGGCCATGCAGGTGGACCTGGCGTCCATCAGCGCCCACAAGATGTACGGCCCCAAGGGCGTGGGCGCGCTGTACGTGCGCCGCAAGCCGCGCGTGCGCATCGCCCCCATGGTGGATGGCGGCGGCCACGAGCGCGGCATGCGCAGCGGCACGCTGAACGTGGCGTCCATCGTCGGCTTCGGCGCGGCGGCGGAGGTGGCCAGGAAGGACCTGCCCGAGGAGGCCGCGCGGCTGCTGCGCCTGCGCGAGCGGCTGCGCACCGGCATCATGGAGCAGCTGGACATGGTCACGGTGAACGGCAGCCTGGAGCACCGCATGCCGGGCAGCCTGAACCTGTCGTTCTCCTATGTGGAGGGCGAGGCGATGATGATGTCCATCAAGGACGTCGCGGTGTCGTCCGGGTCCGCGTGCACCTCCGCGTCCCTGGAGCCCTCCTACGTGCTGCGCGCCCTGGGCGTGGAGGAGGACATGGCGCACAGCTCCATCCGCTTCGGCCTGGGCCGCTTCAACACGGAGGAGGAGGTCGACTTCGTCATCCGCCTGGTGGTGGACAAAGTCCGCAAGTTGCGAGACATGAGCCCCCTGTACGAGATGGCCAAGGAAGGCATCGACCTGAAGAGCATCGAGTGGACGGCGCACTAG
- the iscU gene encoding Fe-S cluster assembly scaffold IscU, producing the protein MAYSEKVIEHYENPRNVGTLDKNDPNVGTGLVGAPACGDVMRLQLKISDSGVIEDARFKTFGCGSAIASSSLVTEWVKGKTVDQAMTISNKDVARELALPPVKIHCSVLAEDAIKAAIEDFKKKRASRQA; encoded by the coding sequence ATGGCTTACAGCGAGAAGGTCATCGAGCACTACGAGAACCCCCGCAACGTGGGGACGCTCGACAAGAACGACCCGAACGTCGGCACCGGCCTCGTGGGCGCGCCCGCCTGCGGTGACGTGATGCGCCTCCAGCTGAAGATCAGCGACTCGGGCGTCATCGAGGACGCGCGCTTCAAGACCTTCGGCTGTGGCTCCGCCATCGCGTCCAGCTCGCTCGTCACCGAGTGGGTGAAGGGCAAGACGGTGGATCAGGCCATGACCATCTCCAACAAGGACGTGGCCCGGGAGCTGGCGCTGCCCCCGGTGAAGATCCACTGCTCCGTGCTGGCCGAGGACGCCATCAAGGCGGCCATCGAGGATTTCAAGAAGAAGCGCGCGTCGCGTCAGGCGTAA
- a CDS encoding HesB/IscA family protein, producing MNEQAQTTQAPQTPPKPAPKGIGLADSAVARLRELLAERQTPDAGLRIAVKGGGCSGLQYSMEWSEKSRERDKVFERDGVRVFVDPKSYLYLIGTELVFEQTLMASGFKLNNPNVKAACGCGESFSV from the coding sequence ATGAACGAGCAGGCCCAGACGACCCAGGCCCCTCAGACGCCTCCCAAGCCGGCCCCCAAGGGCATTGGCCTGGCGGACAGCGCGGTGGCGCGCCTCAGGGAGCTCCTGGCGGAGCGCCAGACGCCGGACGCCGGCTTGCGCATCGCCGTGAAGGGCGGCGGGTGCTCCGGCCTCCAGTACTCCATGGAGTGGTCGGAGAAGTCCCGCGAGCGCGACAAGGTCTTCGAGCGGGACGGCGTGCGCGTCTTCGTGGATCCGAAGAGCTACCTGTACCTCATCGGCACGGAGCTGGTGTTCGAGCAGACGCTGATGGCGTCCGGCTTCAAGCTGAACAATCCCAACGTGAAGGCGGCCTGCGGCTGCGGAGAGAGCTTCTCCGTCTGA
- the hscB gene encoding Fe-S protein assembly co-chaperone HscB: MRTHFDVFGLPRAHAVDVPALEKQYRELSLQLHPDRVAPGNTRERLQALEGTTALNEAYKTLKDPVRRAFYLLKLHGVDLDREDAGAQKDMPLEFLEEVMTLREELDDAIAARDLPRAQVMAKDVAVRKAAALQEAVAALGTLEGAGDSPDGVRKASHALGRVRYFTRFLEQVDAFEEEVLA; encoded by the coding sequence GTGAGGACCCACTTCGACGTGTTCGGGCTGCCCCGCGCCCACGCCGTGGATGTGCCGGCCCTGGAGAAGCAGTACCGGGAGCTGTCGCTCCAACTGCACCCGGACCGCGTCGCCCCCGGCAACACCCGCGAGCGGCTCCAGGCCCTGGAGGGCACCACCGCCCTCAACGAGGCCTACAAGACGCTCAAGGACCCGGTGCGCCGGGCCTTCTACCTGCTCAAGCTCCACGGCGTGGACCTGGACCGCGAGGACGCGGGCGCGCAGAAGGACATGCCCCTGGAGTTCCTGGAGGAGGTCATGACCCTGCGCGAGGAGCTGGACGACGCCATCGCGGCGAGGGACCTGCCCCGGGCCCAGGTCATGGCGAAGGACGTGGCGGTCCGCAAGGCGGCCGCGCTCCAGGAGGCCGTGGCGGCGCTCGGGACCCTGGAGGGAGCGGGTGATTCTCCGGACGGGGTGAGAAAGGCATCGCACGCGCTGGGGCGGGTGCGCTACTTCACGCGCTTCCTCGAGCAGGTGGACGCGTTCGAGGAGGAGGTGCTCGCGTGA